One Chitinispirillum alkaliphilum genomic window carries:
- a CDS encoding 50S ribosomal protein L23p (L23Ae), with amino-acid sequence MSKNHSIIRYPSITEKNTNLRSIQNKYVFEVARDATKKDVKNAVEQIFDVTVEAVNTMVVKGKKKRMGRFSGYRPNWKKAIVKVKEGESIAKFGEV; translated from the coding sequence GTGAGTAAAAATCATTCTATAATTCGCTATCCTTCCATAACTGAGAAGAATACCAATCTTCGCAGTATTCAAAACAAGTATGTTTTTGAAGTGGCTCGCGATGCAACCAAGAAGGATGTCAAAAACGCTGTTGAGCAGATTTTTGATGTCACAGTGGAAGCCGTAAACACTATGGTGGTCAAGGGTAAGAAAAAGCGTATGGGTCGGTTCAGTGGGTACAGGCCTAATTGGAAGAAAGCAATAGTTAAAGTTAAAGAGGGCGAAAGTATCGCCAAATTTGGTGAAGTTTAA
- a CDS encoding 30S ribosomal protein S17p (S11e), translating into MAERNYRKERIGVVVSSSMEKSVVVSIERQLKHSKYGRTIRLKKKYIAHDEQNDCKVGDKVKIFETRPLSKLKRWRVGQVLERAK; encoded by the coding sequence ATGGCTGAAAGAAATTACAGGAAAGAAAGAATTGGTGTGGTAGTCAGTTCCAGTATGGAAAAAAGTGTTGTCGTAAGCATTGAAAGACAGCTGAAGCACTCCAAGTATGGAAGAACTATCAGATTGAAGAAAAAATACATTGCTCATGATGAACAGAATGACTGCAAAGTAGGAGACAAGGTGAAGATATTTGAAACTCGTCCTCTGTCAAAGCTAAAGAGGTGGAGAGTCGGGCAAGTATTGGAACGTGCTAAATAA
- a CDS encoding 50S ribosomal protein L22p (L17e) encodes MESQATIRYLKSTPRKARLVVDVVRGKMVGEALNMLEFGVKKEVATDVAKLIKSAVANMQSKNAEAAIEVDGLRVKEIRVDEGPVMKRFRPRARGRASQIIKRQCHITVTVSN; translated from the coding sequence GTGGAATCACAGGCAACTATCAGGTACCTTAAATCAACACCCAGAAAAGCACGTTTGGTTGTTGATGTTGTAAGGGGCAAAATGGTAGGTGAAGCATTAAATATGCTTGAGTTTGGAGTAAAAAAGGAAGTGGCTACAGATGTTGCCAAGCTTATTAAATCAGCTGTGGCGAATATGCAAAGCAAAAATGCTGAAGCTGCTATAGAGGTGGATGGTCTTAGGGTAAAAGAGATCAGGGTCGATGAAGGTCCGGTGATGAAGCGGTTCCGTCCGCGTGCCAGAGGGCGTGCATCACAGATCATTAAGCGTCAGTGCCATATCACCGTTACCGTTTCTAATTAA
- a CDS encoding 50S ribosomal protein L3p (L3e), whose product MIGLIGRKVGMTRIFDESGKSVPVTVIQTGNNIVHQVKTNEKDGYVAVQLGFGEVSTKKLTKPMEGHFKKHNSTPTKVIREFKLDNEAEELQPGQAVGVEAFENIKYVDVEGVSKGRGHAGTIKRYNFQRGRETHGNTNVRERGSSGAGTYPARVFPGLKMSGHMGAESVTVKRLELVGVDKDAGLMFVKGAVPGRNKGVVYIYKNYYKQQQ is encoded by the coding sequence ATGATTGGTTTGATAGGAAGAAAAGTTGGGATGACCCGTATTTTTGATGAATCGGGGAAATCGGTTCCAGTTACAGTTATTCAAACCGGAAACAACATTGTTCACCAGGTTAAGACTAACGAAAAAGACGGGTATGTTGCTGTGCAGCTTGGTTTTGGAGAAGTTTCCACAAAAAAGCTCACAAAACCCATGGAGGGACACTTCAAAAAGCACAACTCCACTCCTACGAAGGTGATTAGAGAGTTTAAGCTTGACAACGAGGCTGAAGAACTTCAGCCTGGTCAGGCTGTCGGTGTTGAAGCTTTTGAAAACATCAAATATGTTGATGTCGAGGGTGTGTCCAAGGGAAGAGGGCATGCGGGTACTATTAAAAGGTACAACTTTCAGCGTGGTCGTGAAACTCATGGTAACACAAATGTGCGTGAACGTGGATCTTCCGGAGCGGGTACCTACCCTGCAAGAGTTTTCCCGGGTTTGAAAATGTCAGGCCATATGGGCGCTGAGAGTGTGACGGTGAAAAGGCTCGAGTTGGTTGGGGTCGATAAGGATGCCGGGTTGATGTTTGTTAAAGGCGCTGTTCCCGGGCGTAATAAAGGTGTCGTGTATATCTATAAAAACTATTATAAACAACAGCAGTAG
- a CDS encoding 50S ribosomal protein L2p (L8e) yields the protein MAIKSFRPVTPTLRYRSNNNFEQVTTDKPHKPLLVPKTRASGRNNRGVITVRHRGGGNKRFIRIIDFKRNKINVPGIVETIEYDPNRTAFIALIKYLDGERRYILATTNMKVGQKVVSGPDAEIAEGNCLPLAKIPAGTQIHNVELRENKGGQVVRSAGAYAQILAKEGDMVQIKFPSSEIRNVRQTCTATIGQVSNPENMNTVLGSAGRSRHKGIRPRVRGVAMNPVDHPMGGGEGKTSGGGHPVSPWGQKAKGLKTRRAKKLSSKYIVRRRSK from the coding sequence ATGGCAATTAAATCATTCAGACCTGTTACCCCTACCTTGAGGTACAGATCTAATAATAATTTCGAACAGGTTACAACAGACAAGCCACACAAGCCTCTTCTTGTCCCAAAGACAAGAGCAAGCGGGCGTAACAACAGAGGTGTCATAACTGTGCGGCACCGTGGTGGTGGTAACAAAAGGTTTATAAGAATCATTGACTTTAAGAGAAATAAGATCAATGTTCCGGGTATTGTAGAGACTATCGAATACGATCCTAACAGGACTGCTTTCATAGCGCTTATAAAATACCTGGATGGGGAAAGACGCTATATCTTGGCTACAACCAATATGAAGGTTGGGCAGAAGGTTGTGTCTGGTCCCGATGCTGAAATTGCTGAAGGGAACTGTCTGCCATTAGCAAAAATACCGGCTGGAACTCAGATTCATAATGTTGAGCTTCGTGAGAATAAGGGTGGTCAGGTGGTAAGGAGTGCGGGAGCGTATGCTCAGATTTTGGCTAAAGAAGGGGATATGGTGCAGATCAAGTTTCCTTCAAGCGAAATTCGCAACGTTCGCCAAACCTGCACTGCAACAATTGGTCAGGTTAGTAATCCTGAAAACATGAATACTGTCCTTGGGTCTGCCGGGCGTTCACGTCACAAGGGAATACGTCCGAGGGTGCGTGGTGTTGCTATGAACCCAGTGGATCATCCGATGGGTGGTGGTGAAGGAAAGACTTCCGGTGGTGGTCATCCGGTTTCTCCTTGGGGTCAGAAGGCAAAGGGTCTCAAGACTCGCAGGGCTAAGAAGTTGTCAAGTAAATACATAGTAAGACGTAGATCCAAATAA
- a CDS encoding 50S ribosomal protein L24p (L26e), giving the protein MGLKLRKDDMVQVMTGEYIGKKGRILRVIPEKNRAIVEGINIVKRHTKPSPKNQQGGIMEKEASLHLSNLMLICPKTGEPTRLGVSVLENGKRVRFSKKAKESIE; this is encoded by the coding sequence ATGGGGTTAAAGTTAAGAAAAGATGATATGGTTCAGGTAATGACAGGAGAATACATTGGTAAAAAAGGACGTATTCTCAGGGTTATTCCCGAAAAGAACAGAGCCATTGTAGAAGGAATCAATATTGTGAAGCGTCACACCAAGCCCAGTCCGAAAAATCAGCAGGGCGGTATCATGGAGAAAGAGGCTTCGTTGCATCTTTCTAATCTGATGCTCATATGTCCTAAAACCGGAGAGCCAACCAGATTAGGTGTGAGTGTACTGGAGAACGGAAAGAGAGTTAGATTCTCAAAAAAGGCTAAGGAGTCGATAGAGTGA
- a CDS encoding 30S ribosomal protein S3p (S3e) produces the protein MGQKTNPVGLRLGITRSWFSNWFAKERFSDYLYEDIVIRNYLKKRLEHGGISALEIERTAKRVTVGVHTSRPGIIIGKKGEEVERLKGELQHLTQKEIQINIREVKKPEMDAQLVADNIARQVEKRVSYKKATKKAISTAMRMGAEGIKVMISGRLNGAEIARTETYKEGRIPLHTLRADIDYATSTAHTTYGCIGVKIWICKGEIITRNEKQTSVAEGAKA, from the coding sequence GTGGGGCAGAAAACTAATCCGGTAGGTTTACGGCTGGGGATTACAAGATCCTGGTTTTCTAACTGGTTTGCTAAAGAGCGTTTTTCTGATTATCTCTATGAAGATATAGTTATCAGAAACTATCTCAAAAAGCGATTGGAGCATGGTGGTATCAGTGCGCTTGAAATCGAAAGAACAGCAAAGCGTGTTACTGTGGGGGTACACACTTCACGTCCAGGTATCATTATTGGAAAAAAGGGTGAAGAGGTTGAGAGACTCAAGGGTGAACTTCAGCATCTGACTCAGAAAGAGATTCAGATTAACATCCGCGAGGTAAAGAAACCGGAAATGGATGCTCAGCTTGTAGCTGACAATATTGCCCGCCAGGTGGAAAAGCGTGTTTCCTATAAAAAGGCCACAAAAAAGGCTATATCAACCGCTATGCGCATGGGTGCTGAAGGGATAAAGGTGATGATCTCCGGAAGGCTGAATGGTGCTGAAATCGCCAGGACTGAAACCTATAAAGAGGGTAGAATTCCGCTTCACACTTTAAGAGCTGATATCGATTATGCTACTTCGACTGCGCATACCACTTACGGTTGTATCGGTGTAAAGATATGGATTTGCAAGGGAGAGATTATCACCCGAAATGAAAAGCAGACTTCGGTTGCTGAAGGCGCCAAGGCTTAG
- a CDS encoding 30S ribosomal protein S19p (S15e) gives MARSVKKGPFVDGHVEKKVEEANTTGQKKVIKTWSRRSTILPEFVGHTFAVHNGNKFVPVYVSENMVGHKLGEFAPTRNYRGHGGKSDKAARK, from the coding sequence ATGGCTCGTTCAGTTAAAAAAGGTCCGTTTGTTGATGGTCATGTAGAGAAGAAGGTTGAAGAAGCCAACACTACGGGTCAGAAAAAAGTTATTAAGACTTGGTCCAGGCGTTCGACCATACTTCCGGAATTTGTTGGGCATACATTCGCCGTTCATAACGGAAATAAATTTGTACCTGTTTATGTTTCGGAGAATATGGTGGGGCATAAGCTTGGTGAGTTTGCTCCTACAAGAAATTACCGTGGGCATGGTGGCAAATCTGACAAGGCTGCCAGGAAATAG
- a CDS encoding 30S ribosomal protein S8p (S15Ae): MLTDQIADMFNRIRNAVQAKKRTVDVPASKIKKEITRILFENHFISKYAFVDDGKQGVIKILLKYDDNMQNAIQGIKRVSTPGLKKYSGASDIPRVKNGMGIAIVTTSKGVMIDNECRKMNVGGEIIGQVW; encoded by the coding sequence ATGTTAACAGATCAGATCGCCGATATGTTCAACAGAATTCGTAATGCTGTTCAGGCAAAGAAACGTACGGTTGATGTACCTGCATCAAAAATCAAAAAAGAAATCACCAGAATTCTATTTGAAAACCATTTCATCAGCAAATACGCTTTTGTGGATGATGGCAAACAGGGTGTAATAAAAATTCTCTTGAAATACGATGATAATATGCAGAATGCAATTCAGGGTATTAAAAGAGTAAGTACTCCTGGTCTGAAAAAGTATTCCGGTGCCAGTGATATCCCGCGTGTCAAAAATGGTATGGGCATCGCAATCGTCACCACATCAAAGGGTGTGATGATTGATAATGAATGTCGCAAAATGAATGTGGGTGGAGAAATTATCGGACAGGTTTGGTAA
- a CDS encoding 30S ribosomal protein S14 type Z codes for MARKALIEKSRKKAKFSTRAYTRCRRCGRPRAIYRDYGLCRVCFREMALKGEIPGVVKASW; via the coding sequence GTGGCACGAAAGGCACTTATAGAAAAATCCAGAAAGAAAGCCAAGTTTTCAACCAGGGCATATACAAGATGCAGAAGGTGCGGCAGACCGCGCGCTATTTACCGTGACTACGGTCTGTGCAGGGTCTGTTTCAGAGAGATGGCTTTAAAGGGTGAAATACCAGGTGTTGTCAAAGCAAGCTGGTAA
- a CDS encoding 50S ribosomal protein L29p (L35e): MKANELRELSEKEILEKIDGWEEELFNLRFQAKMGQLSNPLQLRLVRREIAKAKTVLREKSATAQA, encoded by the coding sequence ATGAAAGCAAATGAATTAAGAGAACTTTCAGAAAAAGAGATCCTTGAGAAGATAGATGGTTGGGAAGAAGAACTTTTCAATCTCAGGTTCCAGGCAAAGATGGGGCAACTGAGCAATCCACTCCAGCTTCGTTTGGTTCGAAGGGAAATCGCTAAGGCAAAAACAGTTCTTCGTGAGAAGAGCGCAACTGCACAGGCTTAA
- a CDS encoding 50S ribosomal protein L14p (L23e), translating into MIQVETNLVVADNSGAKKVQCIRVLGGTRRRYARVGDVIIVSVKDAAPNGAVKKGTVARAVVVRTTKEYGRKNGTYIRFSDNAAVIVNDTGEPKGTRIFGPVARELRDKKFMRIVSLAPEVL; encoded by the coding sequence ATGATACAGGTAGAAACAAATCTTGTTGTTGCCGACAATTCCGGCGCAAAGAAAGTACAGTGTATTAGAGTTTTGGGTGGTACACGCCGGCGGTATGCCCGTGTTGGTGATGTGATTATTGTTTCTGTCAAAGATGCTGCGCCAAATGGGGCTGTGAAGAAAGGAACTGTCGCAAGAGCTGTCGTTGTTCGTACCACCAAAGAGTATGGACGCAAAAACGGAACTTATATCCGTTTCAGTGATAATGCAGCAGTTATTGTAAATGATACCGGAGAGCCAAAGGGTACCAGAATTTTTGGCCCGGTGGCAAGAGAACTTAGAGATAAAAAATTTATGCGTATCGTGTCGCTTGCACCTGAGGTGCTATAA
- a CDS encoding 50S ribosomal protein L6p (L9e) has translation MSRIGKLPVVIPSGVQVKLDGANLEVKGSKGTLNRVIPEQIKVEISDKEIRCQPNDESKETKALWGLYRVLIYNMVIGVSEGYKRELEIVGVGYKAEMKGKDVLVAAGFSTPVLFKTLPGVNISTSGPNRVVVEGVDKQAVGQVAADIRRLRPPEPYKGKGIRYLGEQIKRKAGKAAGK, from the coding sequence TTGTCTCGCATAGGTAAACTACCAGTTGTAATCCCCAGTGGTGTTCAGGTAAAACTGGATGGGGCAAATCTTGAGGTTAAAGGGAGTAAAGGAACTTTAAACCGGGTAATCCCCGAGCAGATTAAAGTTGAGATATCTGATAAGGAAATCAGATGTCAGCCCAATGATGAATCCAAAGAAACAAAGGCTCTCTGGGGGCTTTACCGTGTTCTAATTTACAACATGGTTATCGGAGTTTCTGAAGGGTACAAACGTGAGCTTGAGATTGTCGGTGTCGGATACAAAGCAGAAATGAAGGGTAAAGATGTGTTGGTCGCTGCGGGATTTTCAACTCCCGTTTTGTTCAAAACACTGCCTGGTGTAAATATTAGTACTTCCGGTCCTAACAGAGTTGTCGTTGAAGGAGTTGACAAACAGGCTGTTGGACAGGTAGCAGCGGATATCAGAAGGCTTAGGCCACCAGAACCTTACAAAGGTAAAGGGATCAGATATCTTGGTGAGCAGATCAAAAGAAAAGCTGGTAAAGCAGCTGGTAAGTAA
- a CDS encoding 50S ribosomal protein L16p (L10e) yields the protein MLSPKKVKWRKTQRGRMKGMATRCNQISFGEFGLQAMQPGWINNRQIEAARIAMTRYIKRGGKIWIRVFPDKPITKHPAESRMGKGKGSPEGWVTVVRPGTMMFEMSGVKSEVAKEALRLAAQKLPIQVKFVELEKQGV from the coding sequence ATGCTGTCGCCCAAAAAAGTTAAATGGAGAAAAACTCAGCGCGGTAGGATGAAGGGTATGGCTACCCGTTGTAATCAGATCTCCTTTGGTGAGTTTGGTTTACAGGCAATGCAGCCTGGTTGGATTAATAATCGTCAGATCGAAGCAGCACGTATAGCCATGACCAGGTATATAAAGCGTGGTGGTAAAATCTGGATCAGAGTGTTTCCTGACAAGCCGATTACAAAACACCCTGCCGAATCCCGTATGGGTAAGGGTAAAGGATCGCCCGAAGGATGGGTGACTGTGGTACGGCCGGGTACAATGATGTTTGAGATGTCAGGGGTTAAGTCTGAGGTGGCAAAAGAGGCCCTGCGTCTTGCAGCTCAGAAACTTCCAATTCAGGTTAAGTTCGTAGAACTTGAGAAACAGGGTGTTTGA
- a CDS encoding 50S ribosomal protein L4p (L1e), with translation MKAKLYQQNGTVKGEVELPNAAFASEINEPVLFQVIKSYLANQRQGTAKTKGRSEVSGGGRKPWRQKGTGRARAGSNTSPIWVRGGKAFGPEPRDYYTVIPKKLKKIALVSALSSRAKEEKVLVVDEIVCSEPKTKIMLQMLSDLTVSGKKNLLVVDVEGDKNLYLSGRNIKDLKIKPVSEINAYDIINSENVILGGEKLLGKVEEVVAL, from the coding sequence ATGAAGGCTAAATTGTATCAACAAAACGGAACTGTAAAAGGTGAAGTCGAGCTGCCAAATGCTGCTTTTGCCTCTGAAATCAATGAGCCTGTACTGTTTCAGGTTATCAAATCCTATCTTGCCAACCAGCGTCAGGGTACGGCAAAAACAAAGGGGAGATCAGAGGTTAGTGGTGGAGGCAGAAAACCCTGGCGTCAAAAGGGTACAGGACGTGCCAGAGCTGGTTCAAACACCTCGCCCATATGGGTTAGGGGAGGTAAGGCTTTTGGACCGGAACCACGTGACTACTACACTGTGATTCCTAAGAAACTAAAGAAGATTGCGCTGGTTTCAGCACTCTCTTCAAGGGCAAAGGAAGAGAAGGTTTTGGTTGTGGATGAAATCGTTTGCAGCGAGCCAAAAACCAAGATTATGCTTCAAATGCTCAGTGATCTTACAGTTTCTGGAAAAAAGAATCTTTTAGTAGTTGATGTTGAGGGTGACAAAAACTTATATTTGTCGGGCCGTAATATTAAGGATCTTAAAATCAAGCCGGTCTCTGAGATTAACGCTTACGATATCATTAACAGTGAGAATGTTATTCTCGGCGGAGAGAAGTTGCTTGGAAAAGTTGAAGAGGTGGTGGCACTGTGA
- a CDS encoding 50S ribosomal protein L5p (L11e) yields the protein MSTGTKQKPRMREMYEKTVVPALQKKFSYKNVMQVPVIDKIVINMGVGDAVSDAKLLDEALMCVREISGQKPIVTRAKKAISNFKLREGMPIGCKVTLRGQMMWEFFDRLVSIAIPRIRDFRGLPRKSFDGNGNYTMGVKEQIVFLEIDRDKISRITGMDICIGTTASTNEEGLALLQELGMPFRK from the coding sequence GTGAGTACGGGAACAAAACAGAAGCCCAGAATGAGGGAAATGTACGAAAAGACAGTCGTACCTGCGCTCCAGAAAAAGTTCAGTTACAAGAACGTTATGCAGGTGCCTGTCATTGACAAAATTGTGATTAATATGGGTGTCGGGGATGCCGTTTCTGATGCAAAACTTCTTGATGAAGCGCTGATGTGTGTCAGGGAAATATCCGGGCAAAAACCTATAGTCACAAGAGCTAAAAAGGCTATTTCAAACTTTAAGCTCAGAGAAGGAATGCCCATTGGCTGTAAAGTGACTCTCCGTGGTCAGATGATGTGGGAGTTCTTCGACAGGCTCGTTTCTATTGCAATTCCAAGAATAAGGGATTTCAGAGGGTTACCCAGGAAATCATTTGATGGAAACGGTAACTACACCATGGGTGTTAAAGAACAAATCGTATTTCTTGAAATTGACAGAGATAAAATTTCCAGAATCACCGGAATGGATATATGTATCGGAACTACTGCATCAACAAATGAGGAAGGTCTCGCTCTGCTTCAGGAGTTAGGCATGCCGTTCCGTAAATAA